The following are from one region of the Quercus robur chromosome 1, dhQueRobu3.1, whole genome shotgun sequence genome:
- the LOC126720515 gene encoding uncharacterized protein LOC126720515, whose amino-acid sequence MGTLVGHVAPGFGFFIIGLWHLYNHIKLHAQYPNSYTSLPWFPTSKSRYFELFLIMGGSVASIAMELFISPDRHQPFDSDGTIPSNHLHNFEHSNISLTFIVYAAFAIALDKVGPKAQHGLTQLIGAIAFAQMFLLFRFHSTDHMGPEGQYHLLLQFVIAISLATTLMGIGNPKSFIISFVRSVSIVFQGVWLMVMGFMLWIPELLPKGCFLHLEEGHKVARCSGDEALYRAKSLIVLQFSWYVAGITSLAVLFYLFLVKAYGEKVEYASLIKEEEREGEDFDDIESQKKSKIGNSTSFIQMGKAFAPIDMER is encoded by the coding sequence ATGGGCACTTTGGTGGGACATGTGGCACCAGGCTTTGGGTTTTTCATCATTGGCTTATGGCACCTCTATAACCACATCAAGCTCCATGCTCAGTACCCAAATTCTTATACCTCTTTACCATGGTTTCCCACCTCAAAAAGCAGGTACTTTGAGCTCTTCTTGATCATGGGAGGCAGTGTTGCCTCCATAGCCATGGAACTCTTCATAAGCCCTGATAGACACCAACCCTTTGACTCTGATGGAACCATCCCTTCCAACCATCTCCACAACTTTGAACACTCCAACATCTCACTGACTTTCATTGTCTATGCTGCTTTTGCTATAGCTCTTGACAAAGTTGGCCCCAAAGCTCAACATGGGCTAACACAATTGATTGGTGCCATAGCCTTTGCACAAATGTTTCTTCTATTTCGCTTTCACTCAACTGACCACATGGGCCCAGAAGGCCAATACCACTTACTTCTACAATTTGTTATTGCTATTTCTCTAGCCACCACTCTTATGGGAATTGGTAACCCAAAGAGTTTCATAATCAGCTTTGTAAGGTCGGTCAGCATAGTTTTTCAAGGTGTGTGGCTTATGGTCATGGGCTTCATGTTGTGGATACCAGAATTGTTACCTAAAGGTTGCTTTTTGCACCTAGAAGAGGGTCACAAAGTGGCTAGGTGTTCAGGGGATGAAGCACTTTATCGTGCTAAATCATTGATAGTCCTTCAATTTAGCTGGTACGTTGCTGGAATCACCAGTTTAGCAGtgcttttctatttatttttggttaaagCTTATGGAGAGAAGGTGGAGTATGCTTCATTGATAAAAGAAGAGGAACGAGAAGGAGAAGATTTTGATGATATTGAGtcccaaaagaagagcaaaattGGCAATTCAACGAGCTTTATTCAAATGGGAAAAGCCTTTGCACCCATTGACATGGAAAGGTAA
- the LOC126720525 gene encoding uncharacterized protein LOC126720525, whose product MEASSFIFTYPSSSPSISKTHFEFSFPYPSFPLSSPLRRYPCTIHKNTVKLLCTRTTLRNSALTIEEEQAQAQALEKSKDALSTSTSYRDMLPKIDKSGRFCSPRAARELALSIVYAACLEGSDPVRLFEKRMNARREPGYEFDKASLLEYNHMCFGGPPVTVETVEEADELLSNDEKETAIEAEVLAAPPKLVYSKLILRFTRKILVAVMERWDSHVLVIDKVAPANWKNEPAGRILELCILHLAMSEITVLGTRHQIVINEAVDLAKRFCDGAAPRIINGCLRTFVKDLEGTGVAQALDKQKVIR is encoded by the exons ATGGAAGCAAGCTCCTTCATTTTCACctatccttcttcttctccttcaatTTCAAAAACCCACTTCGAGTTCAGCTTCCCCTACCCTTCTTTCCCACTCTCTTCTCCTTTACGAAGATACCCTTGTACCATTCACAAGAACACAGTCAAATTGTTGTGTACCCGAACCACTCTTCGCAATTCGGCTCTTACCATCGAAGAAGAACAAGCTCAAGCTCAAGCTCTAGAGAAATCCAAGGATGCTCTCTCCACCTCAACCTCTTACAGAGACATGTTGCCCAAGATTGACAAGAGTGGCAGGTTTTGCAGTCCAAGAGCCGCCAGAGAACTCGCTCT GTCCATAGTTTATGCAGCCTGTTTAGAAGGTTCAGACCCAGTTCGGCTTTTCGAGAAGCGAATGAATGCACGACGAG AACCTGGTTATGAATTTGATAAGGCTTCGTTATTGGAATACAATCACATGTGCTTTGGAGGGCCACCTGTTACAGTAGAGACAGTGGAAGAAGCAGACGAGCTTCTAAGCAATGATGAAAAGGAAACTGCAATTG AAGCAGAAGTCCTTGCAGCTCCTCCAAAGTTGGTATACAGCAAATTGATTTTGCG ATTTACTAGGAAAATTTTGGTTGCAGTCATGGAGAGATGGGACAGCCATGTGCTTGTCATTGACAAAGTTGCCCCTGCAAATTGGAAG AATGAGCCAGCAGGCAGAATCTTGGAGCTTTGTATTCTTCATTTGGCGATGTCTGAGATAACAGTGCTAGGGACACGGCACCAGATTGTCATCAACGAA GCTGTTGATCTTGCTAAACGGTTCTGTGATGGAGCAGCACCCCGTATCATCAATGGGTGTCTCAGGACCTTTGTGAAAGACCTTGAAGGAACTGGTGTAGCTCAAGCCTTAGATAAACAGAAAGTGATCCGTTAA
- the LOC126720629 gene encoding TATA-box-binding protein isoform X4 translates to MAEQGLVEGSQPVDLKKHPSGIIPTLQNIVSTVNLDCKLDLKAIALQARNAEYNPKRFAAVIMRIREPKTTALIFASGKMVCTGAKSEQQSKLAARKYARIIQKLGFPAKFKDFKIQNIVGSCDVKFPIRLEGLAYSHGAFSSVLYAILVGSDQHCFISNLKVRDETYTAFENIYPVLTEFRKNQQ, encoded by the exons atggCAGAACAGGGATTGGTGGAAGGGAGCCAACCAGTTGATCTCAAGAAGCACCCTTCTGGGATTATCCCTACCCTTCA GAACATTGTGTCTACAGTAAATTTGGACTGCAAATTGGATCTTAAGGCCATTGCACTTCAAGCTCGTAATGCAGAATACAATCCCAAG CGTTTTGCTGCCGTAATTATGAGGATAAGGGAACCAAAAACCACAGCCTTGATTTTTGCTTCTGGGAAGATG GTTTGTACTGGAGCTAAGAGTGAACAACAGTCGAAGTTGGCAGCACGGAAG TATGCTCGAATTATACAGAAGCTTGGTTTTCCAGCTAAATTCAAG GATTTTAAGATTCAGAACATAGTTGGTTCATGTGATGTTAAATTCCCCATCAGGCTTGAAGGACTGGCATATTCCCATGGTGCCTTTTCTAGT GTTTTATATGCTATTCTGGTTGGATCTGATCAGCATTGTTTCATTTCGAATCTTAAGGTGAGAGATGAGACCTATACAGCCTTTGAGaacatatacccagtgcttacAGAGTTCAGGAAAAACCAGCAATG A
- the LOC126720629 gene encoding TATA-box-binding protein isoform X1, with amino-acid sequence MAEQGLVEGSQPVDLKKHPSGIIPTLQNIVSTVNLDCKLDLKAIALQARNAEYNPKRFAAVIMRIREPKTTALIFASGKMVCTGAKSEQQSKLAARKYARIIQKLGFPAKFKDFKIQNIVGSCDVKFPIRLEGLAYSHGAFSSYEPELFPGLIYRMKQPKIVLLIFVSGKIVLTGAKVRDETYTAFENIYPVLTEFRKNQQ; translated from the exons atggCAGAACAGGGATTGGTGGAAGGGAGCCAACCAGTTGATCTCAAGAAGCACCCTTCTGGGATTATCCCTACCCTTCA GAACATTGTGTCTACAGTAAATTTGGACTGCAAATTGGATCTTAAGGCCATTGCACTTCAAGCTCGTAATGCAGAATACAATCCCAAG CGTTTTGCTGCCGTAATTATGAGGATAAGGGAACCAAAAACCACAGCCTTGATTTTTGCTTCTGGGAAGATG GTTTGTACTGGAGCTAAGAGTGAACAACAGTCGAAGTTGGCAGCACGGAAG TATGCTCGAATTATACAGAAGCTTGGTTTTCCAGCTAAATTCAAG GATTTTAAGATTCAGAACATAGTTGGTTCATGTGATGTTAAATTCCCCATCAGGCTTGAAGGACTGGCATATTCCCATGGTGCCTTTTCTAGT TATGAGCCAGAGCTGTTCCCAGGGTTGATCTATCGCATGAAACAACCAAAGATTGTGCTGCTTATTTTTGTGTCAGGAAAAATCGTTCTTACAGGAGCTAAG GTGAGAGATGAGACCTATACAGCCTTTGAGaacatatacccagtgcttacAGAGTTCAGGAAAAACCAGCAATG A